In Pirellulales bacterium, the genomic stretch TGGTCATGCGCGACTCACTTTAGATACGTTCGAAAATAGTGGCGATACCCTGGCCGGCGCCGATGCACATCGTGGCCAGGCCAAGGTTGACGTTGCGATCGATCATATTACGAACCAGGGTCGTGGTGATACGGGCACCGCTCGCG encodes the following:
- the fadA gene encoding acetyl-CoA C-acyltransferase (FadA; fatty acid oxidation complex component beta; functions in a heterotetramer with FadB; similar to FadI2J2 complex; functions in beta-oxidation of fatty acids), yielding ASGARITTTLVRNMIDRNVNLGLATMCIGAGQGIATIFERI